A window of Anaerolineae bacterium contains these coding sequences:
- a CDS encoding substrate-binding domain-containing protein, translated as MKKLIWLITLLTISTWLITGCGPSSRANSGGGPANTITISGAWALYPMMIRWSEVYQETHPQIRFDISAGGAGKGMADALANAVDIGMVSREIYPEEIDKGAFWIAVTKDAVFLTVNEKNPVWDDLHRQGVTQETLIGIYITGEITTWGQVAGRAEVTDPIHVFTRSDAAGAPATWAEYLGGKKQEDLLGVGVYGDPGVLDAVIKDPLGIGFNNLNYAFDADTGQPLAGARVAPLDVNANGQAEPAEIYDTKEQAIQAVAEENYPSPPARALNLVSNGPPQGVVKEFIIWILTDGQQYVNEVGYIPLTNQQLEAELKKLGQ; from the coding sequence ATGAAAAAACTAATTTGGCTAATTACCCTGCTTACCATCTCTACCTGGCTCATTACCGGCTGTGGGCCGTCGTCAAGGGCTAACTCAGGGGGCGGGCCGGCAAACACCATTACCATTTCCGGGGCGTGGGCGCTTTATCCAATGATGATCCGCTGGAGCGAAGTCTATCAAGAAACCCATCCTCAGATTCGGTTCGATATTTCGGCCGGCGGCGCGGGCAAAGGCATGGCCGACGCGCTGGCCAACGCTGTAGACATTGGCATGGTTTCCCGGGAGATTTATCCCGAGGAAATTGACAAAGGGGCTTTCTGGATTGCGGTCACCAAAGACGCCGTTTTTCTGACCGTCAACGAAAAAAACCCGGTTTGGGATGATTTGCATCGCCAGGGTGTCACCCAAGAAACCCTCATCGGCATTTACATCACCGGCGAAATCACCACCTGGGGGCAAGTGGCGGGCCGGGCTGAAGTGACCGACCCCATTCATGTTTTCACTCGCTCAGATGCCGCCGGCGCGCCGGCAACCTGGGCCGAGTATCTGGGCGGCAAAAAACAGGAAGACCTGCTGGGGGTGGGCGTTTATGGCGACCCCGGTGTATTGGACGCGGTTATCAAAGACCCCCTGGGCATTGGCTTTAACAACCTCAATTACGCCTTTGATGCCGACACAGGCCAGCCCCTGGCCGGAGCGCGCGTTGCGCCGCTTGACGTTAACGCCAACGGCCAGGCTGAACCCGCCGAAATTTACGATACCAAAGAGCAGGCCATCCAGGCCGTAGCCGAAGAGAACTATCCTTCTCCCCCGGCCCGCGCCCTTAACCTGGTTTCAAACGGCCCTCCCCAGGGAGTGGTGAAGGAATTTATCATCTGGATTTTAACCGACGGCCAACAATACGTCAATGAAGTTGGTTACATTCCCTTAACTAACCAGCAGCTTGAGGCTGAACTCAAAAAGCTGGGCCAATGA
- a CDS encoding universal stress protein gives MMRVANSHSIQFFTLDNLVVNPRLARRLPPALAFQYHALPVAKDNDHITVAMADPTDKAAYAAIATGLGAAPYVVQADPVAIDRQLAEIWAQEVQLSSLRLLVYHQDSPIAEKITAYAQYLGQLLHGKLDFFHMPQNGKANLKDLAEKASCNQDLVIFGEPDQSLTQRILSGPAGCRAAEQLPTSVLVARQPRWPLKNILLVTRGYETDNMAVDWLLRLAQPSKAIVTVLALTPETSVMYQQASTYMPHGLADWLATDTPLGRQLRRIAQQLANWEVVGQLRFRQGAPCQQIQREVATGDYDLIVLAADPADWWLRRLLGEVVNPLLGKVERPVLIAKPTTT, from the coding sequence ATGATGAGGGTGGCAAATTCTCATTCAATCCAGTTTTTTACGCTCGACAATCTGGTGGTCAATCCCCGGCTGGCCCGGCGGTTGCCGCCGGCCCTGGCCTTTCAGTATCACGCCCTGCCGGTGGCCAAAGATAACGACCACATTACCGTGGCCATGGCCGATCCTACCGACAAGGCAGCCTATGCCGCTATCGCCACCGGCCTGGGCGCAGCGCCTTACGTAGTCCAGGCCGACCCGGTAGCCATAGATAGGCAATTGGCCGAAATTTGGGCGCAAGAAGTCCAGTTATCTTCTTTGCGCCTGTTGGTTTATCACCAAGATAGCCCCATTGCCGAAAAAATAACCGCCTACGCCCAATACCTGGGCCAACTGCTTCACGGCAAACTTGATTTCTTTCACATGCCCCAAAACGGCAAAGCCAACCTTAAAGATTTAGCCGAAAAAGCAAGCTGTAATCAAGACCTGGTTATTTTTGGCGAACCGGATCAATCGCTGACCCAACGTATTTTATCCGGCCCGGCCGGTTGCCGCGCCGCAGAGCAACTGCCCACCTCGGTGCTGGTGGCTCGGCAACCTCGTTGGCCGCTCAAAAACATCCTCCTGGTCACGCGGGGTTACGAAACAGACAACATGGCTGTAGATTGGCTCTTACGCCTGGCCCAACCCAGCAAGGCCATAGTCACCGTTTTGGCCCTGACGCCCGAAACGTCGGTTATGTATCAACAAGCTTCTACTTATATGCCGCACGGTTTGGCCGATTGGCTGGCCACAGATACGCCCCTGGGCCGGCAGTTGCGCCGGATCGCTCAACAATTGGCCAATTGGGAAGTTGTGGGGCAGTTACGGTTTCGGCAAGGCGCGCCTTGCCAACAAATTCAACGCGAAGTAGCTACAGGAGATTACGATTTAATTGTTCTGGCCGCCGACCCGGCCGATTGGTGGCTGCGCCGGCTATTGGGCGAAGTGGTCAACCCCCTTCTGGGCAAGGTGGAGCGGCCGGTGCTTATTGCCAAACCAACAACCACATAA
- a CDS encoding protein kinase, translating into MFKRPSRMPSMTAGILLNNRYRLEEELGEGGAGIVYRATDEELGRTVAIKLLTDRGGMAADKLKRFRSEARSVARLNHPHIITLFDYAETEEGWPYLVMEYIPGQDLWALDNSYSPDLMPFAESLPIIDSILAALEYSHRHEVIHRDLKPENVMITPDNQVKVMDFGLARIQGQSRLTQDGLVAGTASYLAPELALGEGGDHRVDLYAMGVIMYELLTGRRPFSGEDPLTIISQHIHAPVVPPQHYNPNIPDDLQAIILKLLAKQPLERYAAAAEVRQALAPVLTRLRGGMLDEETAGYLPKQMLALEATASHQILLDRIAQGKMIGRDDELAELKRRWDLARLGEPDIESLALISGEAGIGKNRLLRELQVYANLRDGYILHGIAREQDIGTPYAIFANALRNYVREQSANVLRRQTPDFIAGEVVKLAPQLAEKIGYIPANPPLEPEAERARLMEQVSKFILNMAHEQPTLLVLTDLHFADAGSLDILQTLICQATAVPLLIAGTYQDVGLSYAHPINQLISTLESNELLHRLALRRLSPGMVKQMLEALLGDIVSEQFSHSIYRATEGNPLFIEEVIKNLATDGQLILREGHWAQRDTGVLHVPGSIKSVLGGRLERVKKPTLELLQLAAVIGRGFSLDLLAEASALDEETIQWAIEEALRFQLIEVSQIFDRPAHLTDRGINIHYQFQHALIRETLYEELRPLRRRQLHRKVAAAMEQLTAAEVIEPAPAALAHHLIAGAQDEKAVPYLCRAGEAAYRVYANAEAVDYFEQAQEILEDTAPDLNNDELEANLGQQFELLRHSRQIFNFLGNRKRELNVLEKMLAVAEDMGDKQRWVEAMSRQATYHWEVGKLNQAESIARQGLKVAQENGDRRGELYCMEQIARVLWTRRNPNSMSFAAEALMIAQDLGDRRHEGRLNELVGHIYSDTLNDPERAALYYDQALKICRETGNRINETWTLWGMGGLALLVDDYTKAMQYYQQAKKISENMGASLQVGWDLYHMGDAWYNLGNYGHALDHYQQAQVIFNTSNHQRGQIYALISLGLVAMANAQPNEAGTFLEQALQRAEERNDLTLILRSYQALATYYRLLGGEENLTNAVRLSNRIIKLTAEGGHYEHELLGHYLRGASFYELRDLTEARKSSSIAVDRLEQLTYLHSPQISTAEIYFGHNRILNTLGQAGPAQVYLQKAYAETMRKANLIADPQQRRDFLHNVPINRTIVTQAGPER; encoded by the coding sequence ATGTTCAAACGACCATCCAGAATGCCCTCAATGACCGCCGGTATCCTGCTCAATAACCGCTATCGCCTGGAAGAAGAACTGGGTGAAGGCGGAGCCGGTATTGTTTACCGAGCCACAGATGAAGAATTGGGGCGCACGGTAGCCATTAAACTGCTCACCGACCGGGGCGGCATGGCCGCCGATAAACTGAAACGCTTTCGCAGCGAGGCTCGCTCCGTGGCCCGCCTTAACCATCCCCACATCATCACCCTTTTTGATTACGCCGAAACCGAGGAGGGGTGGCCTTACCTGGTAATGGAATATATCCCCGGCCAGGACCTGTGGGCGCTTGATAACAGCTACAGCCCCGATTTGATGCCTTTTGCCGAATCCCTGCCCATCATAGACAGCATTCTGGCCGCCCTAGAATATTCCCACCGGCACGAGGTTATCCACCGCGACCTCAAACCCGAAAACGTAATGATTACGCCCGACAACCAGGTGAAAGTGATGGATTTTGGCCTGGCCCGGATCCAGGGCCAATCCCGCCTCACCCAAGACGGTCTGGTGGCCGGCACAGCTTCTTACCTGGCCCCCGAACTGGCCCTGGGTGAAGGCGGAGACCATCGGGTGGATTTATACGCGATGGGCGTGATCATGTATGAGTTGCTTACCGGACGCCGCCCTTTTTCCGGGGAGGACCCCCTGACCATCATCTCCCAACACATCCACGCGCCGGTAGTGCCGCCGCAACACTACAACCCCAACATTCCCGACGATCTGCAAGCCATCATTCTCAAATTGTTGGCCAAACAACCCCTCGAACGTTACGCCGCCGCCGCCGAAGTGCGCCAGGCTTTAGCCCCCGTCCTCACCCGCCTGCGGGGAGGCATGCTGGATGAAGAAACAGCCGGTTACCTGCCCAAACAGATGCTGGCCCTGGAAGCCACCGCCTCCCACCAAATTCTACTCGACCGGATTGCCCAGGGCAAAATGATAGGCCGCGATGATGAGTTAGCCGAACTTAAACGCCGTTGGGACCTGGCCCGTTTGGGCGAACCGGATATTGAGTCGTTGGCGTTGATTTCTGGTGAGGCGGGTATAGGTAAAAATCGTTTACTACGCGAATTACAAGTCTATGCCAACCTGCGTGATGGTTATATTTTGCATGGCATTGCCCGTGAGCAAGACATTGGCACGCCTTATGCCATTTTTGCCAACGCCCTGCGCAATTACGTGCGCGAGCAATCGGCCAATGTGTTGCGCCGCCAAACCCCCGACTTCATTGCCGGCGAGGTGGTCAAATTGGCCCCCCAACTGGCCGAAAAAATCGGCTACATTCCGGCCAATCCCCCCCTGGAACCGGAAGCCGAACGGGCCCGCCTGATGGAGCAGGTCAGTAAATTCATCTTGAATATGGCCCACGAACAACCTACTCTGCTGGTTTTAACCGACCTCCACTTTGCCGACGCCGGCAGCCTGGATATTTTGCAAACCCTCATCTGCCAGGCCACAGCCGTGCCGCTGCTCATTGCCGGCACGTACCAGGACGTGGGCTTGAGTTATGCTCATCCCATCAACCAACTCATTTCCACCCTGGAGTCAAACGAACTGCTCCACCGCCTGGCCCTGCGCCGATTATCGCCGGGGATGGTCAAACAAATGCTCGAAGCCCTGCTGGGCGACATTGTGAGCGAACAGTTCAGCCACTCCATCTACCGGGCCACCGAAGGCAATCCCCTCTTTATTGAAGAGGTTATCAAAAACCTGGCCACCGACGGCCAGCTTATCCTGCGCGAAGGTCACTGGGCCCAGCGCGATACCGGGGTGTTGCACGTGCCCGGCAGTATCAAGTCGGTGCTGGGGGGACGGCTGGAACGGGTTAAAAAACCCACCCTGGAATTGCTGCAACTGGCGGCGGTAATTGGCCGGGGCTTTAGCCTGGACCTGCTCGCCGAGGCCAGCGCCCTGGATGAAGAAACCATCCAGTGGGCCATCGAAGAAGCCCTGCGTTTCCAACTCATTGAAGTCAGCCAAATTTTTGATCGCCCCGCCCACCTGACAGACCGGGGGATCAACATTCACTATCAGTTTCAACACGCCTTGATCCGGGAAACGCTATACGAGGAACTGCGGCCCCTGCGCCGCCGCCAATTGCACCGCAAAGTAGCCGCGGCCATGGAACAATTGACCGCCGCCGAGGTGATTGAGCCTGCTCCGGCGGCGCTGGCCCATCATCTGATTGCCGGCGCTCAGGATGAAAAAGCCGTGCCCTATCTGTGCCGGGCCGGAGAGGCGGCCTACCGGGTTTACGCCAATGCCGAAGCCGTTGATTATTTTGAACAGGCCCAGGAGATTTTGGAAGATACGGCGCCAGACTTGAATAATGACGAATTGGAGGCCAATCTGGGCCAGCAATTTGAGTTGCTGCGCCACAGCCGGCAGATATTCAACTTTTTGGGCAATCGCAAACGCGAGTTGAATGTGCTGGAGAAGATGTTGGCTGTGGCCGAAGACATGGGCGACAAGCAGCGTTGGGTCGAGGCCATGTCGCGCCAGGCCACTTACCATTGGGAAGTGGGCAAACTCAACCAGGCCGAAAGCATCGCCCGGCAGGGGCTGAAGGTGGCCCAAGAAAACGGCGACCGGCGCGGCGAGCTATACTGCATGGAACAAATTGCGCGCGTTTTGTGGACCCGGCGTAACCCTAACAGTATGTCGTTTGCCGCCGAGGCCCTGATGATTGCCCAAGATTTGGGCGACCGCCGGCACGAAGGGCGGCTCAATGAATTGGTGGGACACATTTACAGCGATACCCTCAACGACCCGGAGCGAGCGGCCCTTTATTATGACCAGGCCCTTAAAATTTGCCGGGAAACCGGCAACCGGATCAATGAAACCTGGACCCTGTGGGGCATGGGCGGCCTGGCCTTACTGGTTGACGACTATACCAAAGCCATGCAGTATTATCAGCAGGCTAAAAAAATCTCCGAAAATATGGGCGCTTCGCTGCAAGTAGGATGGGACCTGTATCACATGGGCGATGCCTGGTATAACCTGGGCAATTACGGCCATGCCCTGGACCATTATCAGCAGGCGCAGGTTATCTTTAATACCTCCAACCACCAACGCGGCCAAATTTACGCCCTCATTTCCTTGGGGTTGGTGGCTATGGCCAACGCGCAACCCAACGAGGCCGGCACATTTCTGGAGCAAGCCTTACAACGCGCCGAAGAACGTAACGACCTGACCCTGATCCTCAGAAGTTACCAGGCATTAGCCACTTACTACCGGCTGCTGGGTGGGGAAGAAAACTTAACCAACGCGGTTCGCCTGAGCAACCGGATTATCAAGTTGACGGCTGAAGGAGGGCACTACGAGCATGAGCTTTTGGGCCATTATTTGCGCGGGGCCAGTTTTTACGAACTCAGAGACTTAACCGAAGCCCGCAAAAGCTCTAGCATTGCCGTTGACCGGCTGGAACAACTTACATATTTACATTCCCCCCAAATTTCAACCGCCGAGATTTATTTTGGCCATAACCGCATCTTAAACACCCTGGGCCAGGCCGGCCCGGCGCAAGTTTATCTGCAAAAAGCCTACGCCGAAACCATGCGCAAGGCCAATTTGATTGCCGACCCCCAGCAACGCCGCGACTTTCTCCATAACGTGCCCATTAACCGGACCATCGTCACCCAGGCCGGGCCGGAAAGATAA
- a CDS encoding response regulator: MEERIKILLLEDDQVDRMAFERLVKQEQLPYDYVLATSVSEARQALQANHFDAVLVDYLLGDGTAFDLFADMGDTPFVIVTGSGDEAIAVEAMKAGALDYLTKDPQGNYLKTLPVTVENVIRHKQAEAELKQYREHLEELVTERTAQLAEANKQLAAEIAERNRTEEEVQRRNRELTLLNRVIAASTASLEPDTVLQTVCRELAAAFDVPRVAATLFNPEKTEGKVIAEYSTRDESTTVGQIVPVKNNGLFQNLLAHKTPLTVDDAQNDPQLVLAHHLMCQRGTVSLLLLPLTNKQEIIGSLCLNTTEPRHFTAEEINLARSVAEQVSGVLVRAQLVQEHRQLEEQLRQAQKMEAIGRLAGGMAHDFNNLLTVITGYSELLLHRHIERHDPRYKDIEQIFKAGERATALTRQLLAFSRQQVIQPEILDLNAIITDTNEMLRRLISEDIDLITILDPTLGHIKADANQIESIILNLAVNAYDAMPHGGKLTIKTSNLKLGAGSADKPIGLEPGRYVLLTVSDTGIGMDAETLSHIFEPFFTTKAKGKGTGLGLATVYGIVQQNKGGLSVSSQPGRGATFQIYLPQIEPVKPLAGAEPGLSKPLRGTETILLVEDEDMVRELARYALVQNGYRVLEARHGREALEVCRQHEGPIHLLLTDVVMPSGLSGRNLAEQLTALYPETKVLYMSGYVDKAIVQRGVLDPNIAFLPKPFSPVSLSRKVREVLDA; the protein is encoded by the coding sequence ATGGAAGAAAGAATTAAAATTTTGCTGCTTGAAGATGACCAGGTTGACCGGATGGCCTTTGAGCGTTTGGTGAAACAGGAGCAGCTGCCTTACGACTACGTGCTGGCCACTTCCGTGTCAGAAGCCAGGCAGGCTTTGCAGGCCAACCACTTTGACGCAGTGCTGGTTGACTATTTGCTTGGCGACGGCACCGCCTTTGACCTGTTTGCCGACATGGGCGACACGCCTTTTGTTATTGTCACCGGCAGCGGCGACGAAGCCATTGCCGTGGAGGCCATGAAAGCCGGCGCCCTGGATTATCTGACCAAAGACCCCCAGGGAAATTACCTCAAAACCCTGCCGGTTACGGTAGAAAACGTCATCCGCCACAAACAGGCCGAAGCAGAGCTGAAACAATACCGAGAACATCTGGAAGAGTTGGTGACCGAACGCACCGCGCAATTGGCTGAAGCCAATAAACAGCTTGCCGCCGAAATTGCCGAACGCAACCGAACCGAAGAAGAAGTGCAGCGCCGCAACCGCGAACTGACTCTGCTCAACCGGGTCATCGCTGCTTCAACCGCCAGCCTGGAACCGGACACCGTTCTGCAAACGGTTTGCCGTGAGCTGGCCGCAGCCTTTGACGTGCCCCGGGTGGCGGCCACGCTTTTCAACCCGGAGAAAACCGAAGGGAAAGTGATTGCCGAATATTCTACCAGGGACGAATCAACCACCGTCGGCCAAATTGTGCCGGTAAAAAATAACGGTCTATTCCAAAACCTGCTGGCCCACAAAACGCCTTTAACAGTGGATGACGCCCAAAACGACCCACAGTTAGTGTTGGCGCATCACCTGATGTGCCAGCGCGGCACAGTGTCCTTGCTCCTGTTGCCCCTTACCAATAAACAAGAGATCATTGGGAGTTTGTGCCTGAATACCACCGAGCCGCGCCACTTCACCGCTGAAGAAATTAACCTGGCCCGGAGCGTGGCCGAGCAGGTATCGGGGGTATTGGTCCGCGCCCAATTGGTCCAGGAACATCGCCAGTTGGAGGAGCAATTGCGGCAAGCGCAAAAAATGGAAGCCATTGGCCGGCTGGCCGGAGGCATGGCCCACGACTTTAATAATTTGCTGACCGTTATCACCGGCTACAGCGAACTGCTGCTGCATCGCCATATTGAGCGCCATGATCCGCGCTACAAAGACATTGAGCAAATCTTTAAGGCGGGCGAACGAGCCACCGCCTTGACTCGCCAATTGCTGGCCTTTAGCCGCCAGCAGGTCATTCAACCGGAGATATTGGACCTCAACGCCATTATCACCGACACCAACGAAATGCTCCGCCGCCTGATCAGCGAGGATATAGACCTGATCACTATTCTGGACCCAACCCTGGGCCACATCAAAGCCGACGCTAACCAAATTGAGTCCATCATTCTCAACCTGGCCGTCAATGCCTACGACGCCATGCCTCACGGCGGCAAATTGACCATCAAAACAAGCAATCTTAAACTCGGTGCCGGCAGCGCAGACAAGCCCATCGGCCTGGAGCCTGGCCGGTATGTGCTGCTGACCGTCAGCGATACCGGCATTGGCATGGACGCCGAAACCCTTTCGCACATCTTTGAACCTTTTTTTACCACCAAAGCAAAGGGCAAAGGCACGGGGTTGGGGCTGGCTACCGTTTACGGCATTGTGCAGCAAAATAAGGGGGGCCTTTCCGTTTCCAGCCAGCCGGGGCGTGGCGCCACCTTTCAAATCTACCTGCCCCAGATTGAGCCGGTCAAACCCTTAGCCGGGGCAGAACCGGGTTTGAGCAAACCCTTACGCGGCACAGAGACCATTCTGCTGGTAGAGGATGAAGATATGGTCAGAGAATTGGCCCGGTACGCTTTAGTTCAAAACGGCTACCGCGTGCTTGAAGCCCGCCATGGCCGGGAAGCCCTGGAGGTTTGCCGGCAGCACGAGGGGCCGATTCATCTGCTCCTGACCGATGTGGTGATGCCCAGCGGGTTGAGCGGCCGCAACCTGGCCGAGCAATTGACGGCTTTATATCCAGAAACAAAGGTACTCTATATGTCGGGGTATGTAGACAAAGCCATTGTTCAACGCGGAGTATTGGATCCAAATATTGCTTTTTTGCCAAAACCGTTTTCGCCCGTGAGCCTGTCTCGCAAAGTAAGAGAAGTGCTTGATGCTTGA
- a CDS encoding response regulator, which yields MRNTKPILLVEDDQVDAMIVKRALQEIKVSNRLYLAGDGEEALHLLQAPNQEKPGLILLDLNMPRMNGIEFLGLVKQDKTLKRIPVVVLTSSGEVQDKIDSFNLGAAGYLLKPIEYKQFVEMVRTLDAYWTLSELPPEG from the coding sequence TTGAGAAACACTAAACCCATTCTACTTGTGGAAGACGACCAGGTAGACGCCATGATCGTCAAACGAGCCTTGCAGGAAATCAAAGTAAGCAATCGCCTTTACCTGGCCGGCGACGGCGAGGAAGCCCTGCATCTACTACAAGCGCCGAACCAGGAAAAGCCGGGCCTGATTCTGTTGGATTTGAACATGCCCCGCATGAACGGCATCGAGTTCCTGGGCCTGGTCAAACAAGACAAAACGCTCAAAAGAATTCCGGTCGTCGTGCTAACCTCATCCGGTGAGGTGCAAGATAAGATAGACAGTTTCAATCTGGGCGCAGCCGGGTATTTACTCAAGCCCATTGAGTATAAACAATTTGTAGAGATGGTCCGCACCCTTGACGCCTATTGGACCTTGAGCGAACTGCCGCCCGAGGGGTAA